In Vigna radiata var. radiata cultivar VC1973A chromosome 3, Vradiata_ver6, whole genome shotgun sequence, the following proteins share a genomic window:
- the LOC106757638 gene encoding glutamine synthetase nodule isozyme isoform X1: MSLLSDLINLNLSDTTEKVIAEYIWIGGSGLDLRSKARTLPGPVSDPSKLPKWNYDGSSTGQAPGEDSEVIIYPQAIFKDPFRRGNNILVMCDAYTPAGEPIPTNKRHNAAKIFSHPDVVAEEPWYGIEQEYTLLQKDVNWPVGWPVGGFPGPQGPYYCGAGADKAFGRDIVDAHYKACLYAGINISGINGEVMPGQWEFQVGPAVGISAGDELWVARYILERITEIAGVVLSFDPKPIKGDWNGAGAHTNYSTKTMRNDGGYEVIKSAIEKLGKRHKEHIAAYGEGNERRLTGRHETADINTFLWGVANRGASIRVGRDTEKAGKGYFEDRRPASNMDPYVVTSMIADTTILWKP; the protein is encoded by the exons ATGTCGCTGCTATCAGATCTCATCAACCTCAACCTCTCCGACACCACCGAGAAGGTCATCGCAGAGTACATATG gaTCGGTGGATCAGGACTGGATCTAAGGAGCAAAGCAAGG ACTCTCCCAGGACCAGTTAGCGACCCTTCAAAGCTGCCTAAGTGGAACTATGATGGCTCCAGCACAGGTCAAGCCCCTGGAGAAGACAGTGAAGTGATTATATA CCCACAAGCTATTTTCAAGGATCCATTCCGAAGGGGTAACAATATCTTG GTTATGTGTGATGCTTACACTCCAGCTGGAGAACCCATTCCCACTAACAAGAGGCACAATGCTGCCAAGATATTCAGCCATCCTGATGTTGTTGCCGAAGAGCCCTG GTACGGTATCGAGCAGGAATACACCTTGTTGCAGAAGGATGTCAACTGGCCAGTTGGGTGGCCTGTTGGCGGTTTCCCTGGACCTCAG GGACCTTACTATTGTGGTGCTGGTGCTGATAAGGCTTTTGGGCGTGACATTGTTGACGCACATTACAAAGCCTGTCTTTATGCTGGCATCAACATCAGTGGAATTAATGGAGAGGTTATGCCGGGTCAG TGGGAATTCCAAGTTGGACCTGCGGTTGGGATATCAGCTGGTGACGAGTTGTGGGTAGCTCGTTACATCTTGGAG AGGATTACTGAGATTGCTGGTGTGGTGCTTTCCTTTGACCCTAAGCCAATCAAG GGTGATTGGAATGGTGCCGGTGCTCACACCAACTACAG CACGAAGACAATGAGAAACGATGGTGGCTATGAAGTAATCAAATCAGCAATTGAAAAATTGGGGAAGAGGCACAAGGAGCATATCGCTGCTTATGGAGAAGGCAATGAACGCCGTTTGACAGGACGACACGAAACTGCAGACATCAACACCTTCTTATGG GGAGTTGCCAACCGTGGAGCTTCTATTAGAGTTGGGAGGGACACAGAGAAAGCAGGGAAGGGATACTTTGAGGACAGAAGGCCAGCTTCTAACATGGACCCGTATGTTGTTACTTCCATGATTGCAGACACAACCATTCTGTGGAAGCCATGA
- the LOC106757885 gene encoding kinesin light chain 3 isoform X4 has protein sequence MDCYIWTSMTLGISANATFAENATTEASSNNDLGDDLVGLRKIEDGSVVSNIHTAKWRVFTDKAREFFQQGKLDEAEKLFLSAIQEAKEGFGEQDPHVASACNNLAEFYRVKRAFDKAEPLYLEAINILEESFGPDDVRVGVAAHNLGQFYLGQKKLEEARVKYERALKIKRRVLGYGHSECSDTMFHLGVVLYLQGKERDAEVLIKDSIRMLEEGGEGESSVCIRRLRYLSQIYMKSHQVAEAEMVQRKILHVMELSKGWNSLATVIAAESLALTLLASGNTKDSKDLLERCLNARKDLLPSDHIQIGANLLHLARVAMLDCGRHKMLDVSKAEAELDMAKNHLHNSIRIARECLRKVSKQKDKLKRYSEPGDSRKEGQAALAILLQSLNTLSSVELEKQELQKIQEGNINLEAQEALLQCISAYKEFVSERSIADTPEIKNEYLSCLKRAQNLLGHKIH, from the exons ATGGATTGTTATATCTGGACAT CAATGACTTTAGGAATTAGTGCCAACGCCACATTTGCAGAAAATGCGACAACTGAAGCATCTTCTAACAATGACCTGGGAGATGACTTAGTTGGCTTGAGAAAGATTGAGGATGGTTCTGTCGTATCAAACATACATACAGCAAAATGGAGAGTCTTTACTGATAAAGCGAGAGAATTTTTTCAGCAG GGAAAACTAGATGAAGCTGAAAAACTCTTCCTTTCTGCTATACAAGAAGCTAAAGAAGGTTTTGGCGAGCAAGATCCGCATGTTGCTTCTGCATGCAACAATCTG gCAGAATTTTACAGGGTCAAAAGGGCATTTGATAAAGCAGAGCCATTGTATTTGGAAGCCATCAATATATTAGAGGAATCTTTTGGTCCTGATGATGTACG GGTTGGAGTTGCTGCTCACAACCTTGGGCAGTTCTACCTTGGACAGAAGAAATTGGAAGAAGCCCGGGTTAAGTACGAG CGCGCCTTGAAG ATAAAAAGGCGTGTTCTAGGTTATGGCCATTCAGAATGTTCAGATACAATGTTTCATCTAGGAGTG GTGTTGTATCTTCAAGGAAAAGAAAGGGATGCTGAGGTCCTTATTAAGGACTCTATAAGAATGCTGGAG GAAGGTGGTGAAGGGGAGTCATCTGTATGCATTAGAAGACTACGTTACCTCTCACAG ATATATATGAAGTCACATCAAGTTGCTGAAGCTGAGATGGTTCAGAGAAAGATCCTGCATGTTATGGAATTGTCAAAG GGATGGAATTCCTTGGCTACAGTTATTGCAGCCGAATCTCTGGCTTTGACCCTGCTAGCATCTGGCAATACAAAAGATTCAAAAGATCTTCTTGAAAG ATGTCTTAATGCCAGGAAGGACTTGCTTCCCAGTGATCATATTCAG ATTGGTGCAAACCTACTTCATCTAGCGAGAGTGGCAATGCTTGACTGCGGTCGACATAAAATGTTGGATGTTTCTAAAGCTGAAGCTGAGCTTGACATGGCAAAGAATCATTTGCATAATTCCATAAG GATTGCACGTGAATGTTTACGGAAGGTATCAAAACAAAAGGACAAGTTAAAGAGATACAGTGAGCCCGGGGATTCTAGAAAGGAAGGCCAAGCAGCATTGGCCATATTG TTGCAATCGCTCAATACATTGTCATCAGTAGAGCTAGAAAAGCAAGAATTGCAGAAGATTCAG GAAGGGAATATTAACCTCGAGGCTCAGGAGGCACTTCTTCAATGCATTTCTGCTTACAAAGAG
- the LOC106757885 gene encoding uncharacterized protein LOC106757885 isoform X3, protein MFLRVAAANLLKKLRFPASYASPASTVTTTNELSVKLKLPRWYQTGGHGWRINLRDPCLWIVISGHVAMTLGISANATFAENATTEASSNNDLGDDLVGLRKIEDGSVVSNIHTAKWRVFTDKAREFFQQGKLDEAEKLFLSAIQEAKEGFGEQDPHVASACNNLAEFYRVKRAFDKAEPLYLEAINILEESFGPDDVRVGVAAHNLGQFYLGQKKLEEARVKYERALKIKRRVLGYGHSECSDTMFHLGVVLYLQGKERDAEVLIKDSIRMLEEGGEGESSVCIRRLRYLSQIYMKSHQVAEAEMVQRKILHVMELSKGWNSLATVIAAESLALTLLASGNTKDSKDLLERCLNARKDLLPSDHIQIGANLLHLARVAMLDCGRHKMLDVSKAEAELDMAKNHLHNSIRIARECLRKVSKQKDKLKRYSEPGDSRKEGQAALAILLQSLNTLSSVELEKQELQKIQEGNINLEAQEALLQCISAYKEKFW, encoded by the exons ATGTTCCTGCGTGTGGCTGCAGCAAATTTGCTGAAAAAACTTCGGTTTCCTGCTTCTTATGCCTCCCCTGCCTCCACAGTAACCACCACAAATGAACTTTCCG TTAAGCTCAAACTTCCCCGTTGGTACCAAACTGGTGGACATGGTTGGAGGATAAATCTTAGGGATCCCTGTTTATGGATTGTTATATCTGGACATGTAG CAATGACTTTAGGAATTAGTGCCAACGCCACATTTGCAGAAAATGCGACAACTGAAGCATCTTCTAACAATGACCTGGGAGATGACTTAGTTGGCTTGAGAAAGATTGAGGATGGTTCTGTCGTATCAAACATACATACAGCAAAATGGAGAGTCTTTACTGATAAAGCGAGAGAATTTTTTCAGCAG GGAAAACTAGATGAAGCTGAAAAACTCTTCCTTTCTGCTATACAAGAAGCTAAAGAAGGTTTTGGCGAGCAAGATCCGCATGTTGCTTCTGCATGCAACAATCTG gCAGAATTTTACAGGGTCAAAAGGGCATTTGATAAAGCAGAGCCATTGTATTTGGAAGCCATCAATATATTAGAGGAATCTTTTGGTCCTGATGATGTACG GGTTGGAGTTGCTGCTCACAACCTTGGGCAGTTCTACCTTGGACAGAAGAAATTGGAAGAAGCCCGGGTTAAGTACGAG CGCGCCTTGAAG ATAAAAAGGCGTGTTCTAGGTTATGGCCATTCAGAATGTTCAGATACAATGTTTCATCTAGGAGTG GTGTTGTATCTTCAAGGAAAAGAAAGGGATGCTGAGGTCCTTATTAAGGACTCTATAAGAATGCTGGAG GAAGGTGGTGAAGGGGAGTCATCTGTATGCATTAGAAGACTACGTTACCTCTCACAG ATATATATGAAGTCACATCAAGTTGCTGAAGCTGAGATGGTTCAGAGAAAGATCCTGCATGTTATGGAATTGTCAAAG GGATGGAATTCCTTGGCTACAGTTATTGCAGCCGAATCTCTGGCTTTGACCCTGCTAGCATCTGGCAATACAAAAGATTCAAAAGATCTTCTTGAAAG ATGTCTTAATGCCAGGAAGGACTTGCTTCCCAGTGATCATATTCAG ATTGGTGCAAACCTACTTCATCTAGCGAGAGTGGCAATGCTTGACTGCGGTCGACATAAAATGTTGGATGTTTCTAAAGCTGAAGCTGAGCTTGACATGGCAAAGAATCATTTGCATAATTCCATAAG GATTGCACGTGAATGTTTACGGAAGGTATCAAAACAAAAGGACAAGTTAAAGAGATACAGTGAGCCCGGGGATTCTAGAAAGGAAGGCCAAGCAGCATTGGCCATATTG TTGCAATCGCTCAATACATTGTCATCAGTAGAGCTAGAAAAGCAAGAATTGCAGAAGATTCAG GAAGGGAATATTAACCTCGAGGCTCAGGAGGCACTTCTTCAATGCATTTCTGCTTACAAAGAG AAATTCTGGTGA
- the LOC106757638 gene encoding glutamine synthetase nodule isozyme isoform X2, translating into MSLLSDLINLNLSDTTEKVIAEYIWIGGSGLDLRSKARTLPGPVSDPSKLPKWNYDGSSTGQAPGEDSEVIIYPQAIFKDPFRRGNNILVMCDAYTPAGEPIPTNKRHNAAKIFSHPDVVAEEPWYGIEQEYTLLQKDVNWPVGWPVGGFPGPQGPYYCGAGADKAFGRDIVDAHYKACLYAGINISGINGEVMPGQWEFQVGPAVGISAGDELWVARYILERITEIAGVVLSFDPKPIKGDWNGAGAHTNYRDTLRTEGQLLTWTRMLLLP; encoded by the exons ATGTCGCTGCTATCAGATCTCATCAACCTCAACCTCTCCGACACCACCGAGAAGGTCATCGCAGAGTACATATG gaTCGGTGGATCAGGACTGGATCTAAGGAGCAAAGCAAGG ACTCTCCCAGGACCAGTTAGCGACCCTTCAAAGCTGCCTAAGTGGAACTATGATGGCTCCAGCACAGGTCAAGCCCCTGGAGAAGACAGTGAAGTGATTATATA CCCACAAGCTATTTTCAAGGATCCATTCCGAAGGGGTAACAATATCTTG GTTATGTGTGATGCTTACACTCCAGCTGGAGAACCCATTCCCACTAACAAGAGGCACAATGCTGCCAAGATATTCAGCCATCCTGATGTTGTTGCCGAAGAGCCCTG GTACGGTATCGAGCAGGAATACACCTTGTTGCAGAAGGATGTCAACTGGCCAGTTGGGTGGCCTGTTGGCGGTTTCCCTGGACCTCAG GGACCTTACTATTGTGGTGCTGGTGCTGATAAGGCTTTTGGGCGTGACATTGTTGACGCACATTACAAAGCCTGTCTTTATGCTGGCATCAACATCAGTGGAATTAATGGAGAGGTTATGCCGGGTCAG TGGGAATTCCAAGTTGGACCTGCGGTTGGGATATCAGCTGGTGACGAGTTGTGGGTAGCTCGTTACATCTTGGAG AGGATTACTGAGATTGCTGGTGTGGTGCTTTCCTTTGACCCTAAGCCAATCAAG GGTGATTGGAATGGTGCCGGTGCTCACACCAACTACAG GGATACTTTGAGGACAGAAGGCCAGCTTCTAACATGGACCCGTATGTTGTTACTTCCATGA
- the LOC106757885 gene encoding uncharacterized protein LOC106757885 isoform X1 has product MFLRVAAANLLKKLRFPASYASPASTVTTTNELSVKLKLPRWYQTGGHGWRINLRDPCLWIVISGHVAMTLGISANATFAENATTEASSNNDLGDDLVGLRKIEDGSVVSNIHTAKWRVFTDKAREFFQQGKLDEAEKLFLSAIQEAKEGFGEQDPHVASACNNLAEFYRVKRAFDKAEPLYLEAINILEESFGPDDVRVGVAAHNLGQFYLGQKKLEEARVKYERALKIKRRVLGYGHSECSDTMFHLGVVLYLQGKERDAEVLIKDSIRMLEEGGEGESSVCIRRLRYLSQIYMKSHQVAEAEMVQRKILHVMELSKGWNSLATVIAAESLALTLLASGNTKDSKDLLERCLNARKDLLPSDHIQIGANLLHLARVAMLDCGRHKMLDVSKAEAELDMAKNHLHNSIRIARECLRKVSKQKDKLKRYSEPGDSRKEGQAALAILLQSLNTLSSVELEKQELQKIQEGNINLEAQEALLQCISAYKEFVSERSIADTPEIKNEYLSCLKRAQNLLGHKIH; this is encoded by the exons ATGTTCCTGCGTGTGGCTGCAGCAAATTTGCTGAAAAAACTTCGGTTTCCTGCTTCTTATGCCTCCCCTGCCTCCACAGTAACCACCACAAATGAACTTTCCG TTAAGCTCAAACTTCCCCGTTGGTACCAAACTGGTGGACATGGTTGGAGGATAAATCTTAGGGATCCCTGTTTATGGATTGTTATATCTGGACATGTAG CAATGACTTTAGGAATTAGTGCCAACGCCACATTTGCAGAAAATGCGACAACTGAAGCATCTTCTAACAATGACCTGGGAGATGACTTAGTTGGCTTGAGAAAGATTGAGGATGGTTCTGTCGTATCAAACATACATACAGCAAAATGGAGAGTCTTTACTGATAAAGCGAGAGAATTTTTTCAGCAG GGAAAACTAGATGAAGCTGAAAAACTCTTCCTTTCTGCTATACAAGAAGCTAAAGAAGGTTTTGGCGAGCAAGATCCGCATGTTGCTTCTGCATGCAACAATCTG gCAGAATTTTACAGGGTCAAAAGGGCATTTGATAAAGCAGAGCCATTGTATTTGGAAGCCATCAATATATTAGAGGAATCTTTTGGTCCTGATGATGTACG GGTTGGAGTTGCTGCTCACAACCTTGGGCAGTTCTACCTTGGACAGAAGAAATTGGAAGAAGCCCGGGTTAAGTACGAG CGCGCCTTGAAG ATAAAAAGGCGTGTTCTAGGTTATGGCCATTCAGAATGTTCAGATACAATGTTTCATCTAGGAGTG GTGTTGTATCTTCAAGGAAAAGAAAGGGATGCTGAGGTCCTTATTAAGGACTCTATAAGAATGCTGGAG GAAGGTGGTGAAGGGGAGTCATCTGTATGCATTAGAAGACTACGTTACCTCTCACAG ATATATATGAAGTCACATCAAGTTGCTGAAGCTGAGATGGTTCAGAGAAAGATCCTGCATGTTATGGAATTGTCAAAG GGATGGAATTCCTTGGCTACAGTTATTGCAGCCGAATCTCTGGCTTTGACCCTGCTAGCATCTGGCAATACAAAAGATTCAAAAGATCTTCTTGAAAG ATGTCTTAATGCCAGGAAGGACTTGCTTCCCAGTGATCATATTCAG ATTGGTGCAAACCTACTTCATCTAGCGAGAGTGGCAATGCTTGACTGCGGTCGACATAAAATGTTGGATGTTTCTAAAGCTGAAGCTGAGCTTGACATGGCAAAGAATCATTTGCATAATTCCATAAG GATTGCACGTGAATGTTTACGGAAGGTATCAAAACAAAAGGACAAGTTAAAGAGATACAGTGAGCCCGGGGATTCTAGAAAGGAAGGCCAAGCAGCATTGGCCATATTG TTGCAATCGCTCAATACATTGTCATCAGTAGAGCTAGAAAAGCAAGAATTGCAGAAGATTCAG GAAGGGAATATTAACCTCGAGGCTCAGGAGGCACTTCTTCAATGCATTTCTGCTTACAAAGAG
- the LOC106757885 gene encoding uncharacterized protein LOC106757885 isoform X2 gives MFLRVAAANLLKKLRFPASYASPASTVTTTNELSVKLKLPRWYQTGGHGWRINLRDPCLWIVISGHVAMTLGISANATFAENATTEASSNNDLGDDLVGLRKIEDGSVVSNIHTAKWRVFTDKAREFFQQGKLDEAEKLFLSAIQEAKEGFGEQDPHVASACNNLAEFYRVKRAFDKAEPLYLEAINILEESFGPDDVRVGVAAHNLGQFYLGQKKLEEARVKYERALKVLYLQGKERDAEVLIKDSIRMLEEGGEGESSVCIRRLRYLSQIYMKSHQVAEAEMVQRKILHVMELSKGWNSLATVIAAESLALTLLASGNTKDSKDLLERCLNARKDLLPSDHIQIGANLLHLARVAMLDCGRHKMLDVSKAEAELDMAKNHLHNSIRIARECLRKVSKQKDKLKRYSEPGDSRKEGQAALAILLQSLNTLSSVELEKQELQKIQEGNINLEAQEALLQCISAYKEFVSERSIADTPEIKNEYLSCLKRAQNLLGHKIH, from the exons ATGTTCCTGCGTGTGGCTGCAGCAAATTTGCTGAAAAAACTTCGGTTTCCTGCTTCTTATGCCTCCCCTGCCTCCACAGTAACCACCACAAATGAACTTTCCG TTAAGCTCAAACTTCCCCGTTGGTACCAAACTGGTGGACATGGTTGGAGGATAAATCTTAGGGATCCCTGTTTATGGATTGTTATATCTGGACATGTAG CAATGACTTTAGGAATTAGTGCCAACGCCACATTTGCAGAAAATGCGACAACTGAAGCATCTTCTAACAATGACCTGGGAGATGACTTAGTTGGCTTGAGAAAGATTGAGGATGGTTCTGTCGTATCAAACATACATACAGCAAAATGGAGAGTCTTTACTGATAAAGCGAGAGAATTTTTTCAGCAG GGAAAACTAGATGAAGCTGAAAAACTCTTCCTTTCTGCTATACAAGAAGCTAAAGAAGGTTTTGGCGAGCAAGATCCGCATGTTGCTTCTGCATGCAACAATCTG gCAGAATTTTACAGGGTCAAAAGGGCATTTGATAAAGCAGAGCCATTGTATTTGGAAGCCATCAATATATTAGAGGAATCTTTTGGTCCTGATGATGTACG GGTTGGAGTTGCTGCTCACAACCTTGGGCAGTTCTACCTTGGACAGAAGAAATTGGAAGAAGCCCGGGTTAAGTACGAG CGCGCCTTGAAG GTGTTGTATCTTCAAGGAAAAGAAAGGGATGCTGAGGTCCTTATTAAGGACTCTATAAGAATGCTGGAG GAAGGTGGTGAAGGGGAGTCATCTGTATGCATTAGAAGACTACGTTACCTCTCACAG ATATATATGAAGTCACATCAAGTTGCTGAAGCTGAGATGGTTCAGAGAAAGATCCTGCATGTTATGGAATTGTCAAAG GGATGGAATTCCTTGGCTACAGTTATTGCAGCCGAATCTCTGGCTTTGACCCTGCTAGCATCTGGCAATACAAAAGATTCAAAAGATCTTCTTGAAAG ATGTCTTAATGCCAGGAAGGACTTGCTTCCCAGTGATCATATTCAG ATTGGTGCAAACCTACTTCATCTAGCGAGAGTGGCAATGCTTGACTGCGGTCGACATAAAATGTTGGATGTTTCTAAAGCTGAAGCTGAGCTTGACATGGCAAAGAATCATTTGCATAATTCCATAAG GATTGCACGTGAATGTTTACGGAAGGTATCAAAACAAAAGGACAAGTTAAAGAGATACAGTGAGCCCGGGGATTCTAGAAAGGAAGGCCAAGCAGCATTGGCCATATTG TTGCAATCGCTCAATACATTGTCATCAGTAGAGCTAGAAAAGCAAGAATTGCAGAAGATTCAG GAAGGGAATATTAACCTCGAGGCTCAGGAGGCACTTCTTCAATGCATTTCTGCTTACAAAGAG